GAGCTCCGCATGGCGTGCGCGACGGCGATGCCCACCGGAGCGCACGCCGCCGAGTCCATCGAAGCGCTCTCCCGCGGCCGCGAGCCCCGGCCGCTCCGGTTCCGCTACCTGGCCCAGTGCATCAGCCTCGGCCGCCGCGACGGCATCATCCAGCCGGTCCGCACCGACGACTCGGCGCACCGCCTGGTGATCACCGGCCGCCCGGCCGCCCGCATCAACGAGTGGATCAACCGCTACACCCTCAACTCCCTCCACGCGGAACGCCGCCGCCCCGGCACCTACCGCTGGGCCAAGCCCCTACTCCCCTCCTGAAGCCCGGCGGCCCCCCGCCCGGGGGCGCAGTCGTACACGTACCCGGTCACGCACCCAGCCACCAGCGCGACCTCGCCGGCGATCTCCGGCGTACTACCTCGCCCTCACCCCCACCCACCACACGTCGAACTGACCCCACACCGCATCCAGTCACAGCCCACCGCTTTCCGGCCGGACCCAACTCCCCACCCCCTTTCACATTTGTGTTCGCAACATCCCACGGGATAGACAGGGAGACTCGCGCACATAAATCGATCTCCGGGGGGCGGGGGAGAAGTGACGGACCACGTACCGATCAATCCGTGCACGATCCCGCAGTTCACGGGCGACCTTGACCTGCTGGAGACGAACAGGAACGCGATCGCGACCGCGGCGGGCACCTTCCGCGACGCGGGTTCGAACGTCGACTCCGAGTTCCAGGGCCTGTCCGCGTTCTACACGGCGCCGGAGGCGGCGCAGTTGTTCGCGACGACCAAGCCGGTCAAGACCGACAGTGATTTCTTCGCGGACCAGCTGGAGTCGGCGGCGAAGGCGCTGGGCGAGTACGTCACCGAGGCGCGCCCGATCGTGGCGCGGCTGAAGGAGCTCCAGGCGAAGGCCACCACCTTCACCAACAAGATCAGCGGGGACGAGCACTGGAAGGACGACGGGGACAAGATCGATGAGAACAACGATCTGATCCACGACGTCAACGCGGCCGTCTCCGCCTTCTGGGCGGCCGAGCGGACCTGTGCGAACAAGATCCGCGCCTTGTACTGTGCGCCGCCGCTGACCGCCGACGACGGCTCGCACGGCGCGAACATGTACGGCTACAAGGGCGAGGACCTCAACAAGGCGCAGGACCTGCCGTGGGGTTCGCAGCTGGAGGAGACCCACCGCTGGTACGAGATCGGTCACTGGGCGAAGTCCTTCGTCTGGGACGGCCTGATCGTCGACGGCATCTGGGGCACGATCCGCGGCCTGGGCACCCTCGTCGGCGTCGATGGCTGGGACAAGGCGGGGCAGGCCTGGGTGGGTCTGGCGAAGCTGGCGACCGGTCTGGCGATCACCACCATCCCGGGCGTCGGCACGGCGTTCTGGATGGCCGACGACAAGCAGCTCCCGGGCTGGCTGCGTGACTCGCGCACGGCGATGAAGGAGACCGGCAAGGCGCTGGTCGCGTGGGACGAGTGGGGCAAGAACCCGGCCCGCGCGGCGGGTGCGGTCACCTTCAACGTCCTGACCACCGTCTTCACCGGCGGCGCCGGTACGGCCGCCAAGGCGGGCTCGGTCGCGAAGGTGATCAGCGTGGCCGGCAAGGCGGGCAGGCTGATCGACCCGATCACCTACATCGGCAAGGCCGGCTCGCTGGCCAAGCTGAAGATCGGCGACCTCTTCGCGAACCTGGGCAAGGTCGACGGGGCCTTCCCGAAGCTCGACGACGTGGTCTGGAAGGACCTCCCCAAGGCCGACGCCCCGGGCGTCAAGTTCCCGCACCCGGACGACACGGTCCGCCTGCCCGACGACGCGCTGGGCCGCCCCCAGTACTACGACAAGACCACCAACCAGCTCCTGGACCACAAGGGCCTGCCCAAGCAGGACCTCACCTCGGTCCCCAAGGGCCCCGACCACCCCCTGGCCGAGGTCCCCAAGCGCCAGGAAGTCACCGTCGGCGCCCCGGCCCACTCGGTGGACGCCACGACCCACACCCCGGGCGGCACGACCACCCACACCCCGGGCGGCACCGCCGACAACATGCCGCACAACAACCACACCGAACCCGGCGGCAACGGCACGACCCCAGGCCACGGCAACACGGACACCACCCCCACCGGCGGCGGCCACGGCGACAGCCCGGGCACGGGCGGCGACCACGGCGGCATCCCGCACCAGGGCGACGGGCCCGTCGGCTCTGGTCACACGAACGATCCGTCCGTTCCGGGGCAGGGCCACTCGGATCTCCCTCATTCCGGCAGTCACGATGGGACTGCGGATCACCCTGAGCGCGGAACTGCGTCCACACCGGCCGAGGCGATTTCTCCGGAGACCCGACTGCCGGACCCGGACGGCAGGCTCCCGGCTGACCACGGTGAAAAGCTGCTGGACTTGTTCGACCTGGACAGTCCCCGCGTCACGGTGGCCGATGACGTCATCACCCACATTGACGGTAAGCCTGTTGATCAGTACCTCGATTCCCTCGCGGAGTCCAGGGCGCAGGTATACCGGGATGCCAAGGACGCCAAACAATTCGTCAAGGGCGATGTGGGTGCCTGCGTGGGTGCGGTCATGGACACGCGAACCGGCATCGCGATCGAGGGAATCAACGGGCGCCCGGACAACGTCATCCCCAAGGATCGGGTGCACCCGACCCTTCGGGCGATTTACGAGGAGATGGCTCCGAACAAGCCTCACCCGGACAAGCCTCTGGGGCACGCGGAAGTGAAGGCCACCAACGAATTGCTGTGGGCTCGCACTCGACTCGGGTTGCCGGACGGCGCGAACGCGCTCAAGGAAATTCGGGCTTCCGTTGAATTCCCCTTCATGAAGGACAGAACAACGGGGGTTATCGGCAGGGGTGCCCCCTTCTGTGCCAACTGTTACCATATGCTTCCCGGCGTTCCTTCGCCTCATGGCCGGTTCACGGGGTATCCGCCGTCTGACGAGAATTGGATTCCGTGATGAGCTCGGTGCGGCGCGTCGACGCTGACGATCCCGATGTTGACATCGATATGGGGCATCGAATGCTCTATCGAGACGAGTTGTTCACGGGGGAGGTGGCCGAGTATCAGGGTGAACAAATCGTCTGCCTTGACGTCTACCTCGACGGGGTCCGGAACGGCTTGTCTCGGATGTGGTATCCGGACGGCGCCTTGAAGCTGCAGGGAACGGTTCTTAACGGTGCTGCATCGGGTGAATTCCTGGAATGGCACCCCAATGGTGTTCTCAAGTCGCGAAAGTTCTTCGACGACGACATCTACTCCCTGAAGGAGGAGAGCGTCTGGGACGAGCAAGGCAACCTCGTCCGCGAATGGCATCGCGAAGAGGGGTGAGGCGCGTGGGCCTCGCCCCCTCCCGCCGGGAGCCTGCGGGTGAGGACCTGTGATCACGACCGAGCCCCTGGGGGAGTGGCTCTGGGAGCCACCCGCCGTGCTCGACGCTACCGAGAGTGGGGCTTCGAAGGCCCTTGCTCTGTTGGGGGAGGTCAGAGGCGTCCTGGTGCCCGGCGCCGGGGAGCTCCGCATGGCGTGCGCGACGGCGATGCCCACCGGAGCGCACGCCGCCGAGTCCATCGAAGCACTCTCCCGCTCCGGTTCCGCTACGTGGCCCAGTGCATCAGCCTCGGCCGCCGCGACGGCATCATCCAGCCGGTCCGCACCGACGACTCGGCGCACCGCCTGGTGATCACCGGCCGCCCGGCCGCCCGCATCAACGAGTGGATCAACCGCTACACCCTCAACTCCCTCCACGCGGAACGCCGCCGCCCCGGCACCTACCGCTGAGCAAAGCCCCTACTCCCCTCCTGAAGCCCGGCGGCGGGTGCGCGGCGGCCTCATGCCCGTGCCACGAGCCTGAACCAGACGGCCTTGACGCTGCTCCCCTGCGCCACGGCCGCCCAGTCGTCGGCGTACGCGGCGACGAGCGCGAGCCCCCGCCCGCACAGGTCCATCAGCCCGGCCCCGACCCCCGACGGCCACCGCTCGGGGGCGCAGTCGTAGACGTACACGGTCACGCACCCAGCCACCAGCGCGACCTCGACGGCGATCTCCGGCGTATCGGTGTGCCGGTACGCGTTGGTCACCACCTCGGACGCACACAGCCGCGCCCGCTCCGCCAGCTCCGGGTATCCGGCACTCCGCAGGACGGACACCACCCAGTCCCGCGCGATCCGGGCCGTATCGGCCCGACTCGGCGCGACCATCCGATAGGTGAGCCGTTCCTCCGGGGCCGGCTCGACATGACGTAAAGCGCTCGCGTTCATCGCAGTCATCTCCCCACGCGGTACGAGTTCGCGCTGCCTGCGCCATCCGTGGCAATGGCCGCCCCCAGGTGACATGTGCCCCAAGAGGCATGTCAGCGGCTGCACTTCGGTCTTACTGGCGCGTGCGACGCGGTGCTACGAGGACGACAGTAGCGAACGCGTATCAAGCTTGATACTGATTCCACTAAAGAGTGGGACTCGGTAGACCCCGCCCCCGCCAGCGGGCCACACTGAGAGCCGACAGGAGGGGAGCCGATGCCACCGAGGAAGGCCCCAACCGCGCGTCAGCGCCGCTTGGGTTCCGAGCTGAGGAAGATCCGCGAGCACGCAGGGATTTCACTCACGGACGCGGCAGCGCAGCTGAGCACCGACCGGACCACCATGAGCAGCATCGAAAGCGGCCGCTTCGGCGTGAGCAGCGAGCGCGTCCGGACATGGGCCAGCCACTACGCCTGCCCCGACGCCAACTACGTCGACGCCCTCGCGGCAATTGCCGCGGAACGCGGACGGGGCTGGTGGGACGACTACCGTGACGACCTCTCTGCCGGCGCCCTCGACCTCTCCGAACTCGAGCACCACGCCGTCGCGATCCGCGCCGTGCAGATCATGCACATGCCCGGACTGCTGCAGACCGAGGACTACGCGCGCGCCGTGTTCGAGGAGGCGGTTCCGGCACTGCGTCCGGTCGACCTGCGTCGCCGCCTCTCTCATCGGATGAGGCGCCGCGACGTCCTCGACCGCGCCGACGCGCCCGCTTTCACGTTCCTGATCCACGAGGCGGCGCTGCGGATGCGGTTCGGCGACCGCAAGATCACCAGCAATCAGCTCGACTACCTGCTGAAGCAGTCCGAACGGGACAACGTCACCGTACGAGTGATCCCGTTCGAGGTGGGCGGCTTCCCGAACGCCGGAAGCTCGACACTTTACGCACACGGCCCGGTGCCACAACTCGACACCGTCCAGACGGACACTCCAACCGGACCCGCGTTCCTCGATGCCGAGACGAGGCTCGCCAACTACCGGGCCGTCCTGGACCGGACGGAGGAAAGAGCGTACGACCCCGAACGGTCTCGCGATTTCATTCGCGAGATGGCGCAACAAGTGTGAAGGCGTGAGAACAGTGGAAATTCAGTGGCGCAAGTCCTCGAAGTCGACGGACGCCGAGGGCAACTGCCTGGAAGTCGCGGTGCAGGATGGCGAGATCCTCATGCGCGAGAGCGATGACCCCGGCGTCGTCATCAGGACGTCCCGAGCGAAGCTCAGGGCCTTCATCGACGGAGCCGCCGCAGGCGAGTTTGACGACCTCGCCTGAGACTCCAGCGACCCCTCCGGCCCCCTGCCCGCCACGGACAGGGGGCCGATCCATGCCCGCACCGCACAGGCCGTACAACTAGTTGACATATGCCGTATCACCCGTTAGGCGTCAAACAGTTGATACGGGCTTGCAGCCAGCGCTAACGTCGAACCACGTCGCCCGGCTCGGCCCGAGCGACGTAACTCCCCTTTCCCATGCGCCAGTTAGGGGGAGTGAATCAGTTGCCCCCTCCCCGCTGCTCGTCACAGCCCGGAGGGGGCAACTCTCCGCGACGGCAGGAGTTGCACATGCTCGCGCGACCCCACACCCCACACATCACCGCACCCCCGGCTCAGGACCACACGGTGGCGATCCTCACCGGCTACTGGTTCGAGGCCCTCTGCTACCCGGACGCCTACGACGATCCCCCCGAGCTCCTCGACCGCACCACGCTGGACACCCCGGAGGAGGCCATCCGCCTGATCCGCGTCCAGATCCGGACCACGCACCCCTTCGCCCTCTCCCCCACGGAAGTGGACCGGGCCCTCGCCTGGGCCGACGGTGGCGGCCGCATCCACGCCCTCGCCGCCCTCCACCGCGGCGAACCCGCCGGCTTCAGCATCGTCCTGCGCAACGGCCTGCGCCCCGAATGGCGCGTCCGCCCCGTCGACTACCTCGCCCTCACCCCCACCCACCCCGCGCCGCACCACACGTAGAACTGACCCCACACCGCATCCGGTCACCGCCCGCCACTTTCCGGCCGGACTCAACTCCCCACCCCGTTTCGCATTTGTGTTCGCAACACCTCGCAGGTAGACAGGGGCTCGCGCACATAGATCGATCTCCGGGGGGGGCGGGGAAGCAGTGACGGACCGCGTACCGATCAACCCGTGCAGCATCCCGCAGTTCACGGGTGACCTGGACGCGCTGGAGCGCAACAGGACCGCAGTATCGGCCGCAGCGGGCACGCTCCGCGACGCGGGCTCCAACGTCGACTCCCAGTTCCAGGGCCTGTCCGCCTTCTACTCCGCCCCGGAGGCGGCGCAGCTGTTCGCGACAACGAATCCGGTGAAGACGGAGAGCGACTTCGTCGCGGACCAACTGGAGTCAGCAGCCAAAGCCTTGGGCGAATTCGCCACCGAGGCGCGCCCCATCGTGGCCCGCCTCAAGCAGCTCCAGGCCGAGGCGACCACCTTCTCGAACAAGATCACCGGCGACGAGCACTGGAAGGACGACAAGAAGAAGGTCGACGAGAACAACGACCTGATCCACGACGTCAACGCAGCCGCCGGCGCCTTCTGGGCTGCCGAACGCACCTGCGCGAACAAGATCCGCGCCCTGTACTGCGCACCACCGCTGACCGCCGACGACGGCTCGCACGGCGCGAACATGTACGGCTACAAAGCCTCCGATCTCAACAAGGCGCAGGACCTGCCCTGGGGTTCACAGCTTGAGCAGAGCCACCGCTGGTACGAGATTGACCACTGGGTGAAATCCTTCGTCTGGGACGGCATCGTCGTCGACGGCATCTGGGGCACGGTCCGCGGCCTCGGCACGCTCGTCGGCGTCGACGGCGCGGACGCGGCGGGCCAGGCCTGGACGGGCCTGGCGAAGCTGGCGACCGGTCTGGCCATCACCACCATGCTCCCCGCGTCGAACGCGATGTTCTGGACGGCCGACGACAAGGACCTGCCGCCCTGGATTCGCGACTCGCGCAAGGCGATGAAAGAGACGGGCAAGGCCCTCGTCGCCTGGGACGAGTGGGGCAAGAACCCGGCCCGCGCGGCCGGCGCGGTCACCTTCAACGTCGTGACCTCCATCGTCACCGGCGGCGCCAGCACAGCCGCCAAGACGGGCACGGTCGCCAAGGCCATCTCGACGGCCGGCAAGGTCGGCTCACTGATCGACCCCATCACCTACGTCGTCAAGGCCGGCTCCCTCACCCTCAATAAGCTCAAGATCGGCGAGCTGTTCGCGAACCTGGGCAAGGTCGACGGCGCCTTCCCGAAGCTCGACGACGTGGTCTGGAAGGACCTCCCCAAGGCCGACGCCCCGGGCGTCAAGTTCCCGCACCCGGACGACACGATGCGGCTGCCCGACGACGCGCTGGGCCGCCCCCAGTACTACGACAAGACCACCAACCAACTCCTGGACCACAAGGGCCTCCCCAAACAGGACCTCACCTCCGTCCCCAAAGGCTCGGACCACCCCCTGGCCGAAGTCCCCAGGCATCAGGAAGTCACCGTCGGCGTGGGCGCCCACACGGCGGACGTCACCTCCCACACCCCCGGCGGCACGGCGACGCACACCCCGGGCGGCACCGCCGACAACATGCCGCACAACAGCCACACCGAACCCGGCGGCAACGGCGGCCGGGGCAACACCGACACCACCCCGACGGGCGGCGGCCACGGCGACGGCCCGGGCACGGGCAGCGGCCACGGCGACAACCCGACGGTCCCGCACCAGGGCGGCGGCATCCCGGACAACCTGGGCCACGGCGACGGGCCCGGCCCGTCAGTGCCCGGCCACGGGGAACGGCCCGAGCTGCCGCCCCACCGGGAGAACGCGCACAAGTACACGGCCGCCGAGAAGCGGCAGATCATGGAGTACCAGGTCTACCGGGCGAACGACAAGACGGACACCTACTTCAAGCAGTACTACAACAAGCTCGGCTACCGCCTGCGGGCCGATGTCCCGGACCACACCGGTCTGGTCCCGCCGCAGCTCGTGGAGACCGCTCCCGACGTCTGGGTGCCGAAGTCGGACATTCCGCCGCCGGTTCCGCCGGACTACCTGGGCAAGGCGGATTCGGTCAGCCACAAGGACGCCTCCGTCACCAAGGAGATGCGGGACTCGCTCGACCAGGCAGCGAAGGAACGTCACGACGCCATCGCCGCCGACAAGGGGCCCCACGACGCCTACGGCGAAGCCAAGGCGGCCCACAAGACCCACAACACGGTGGAAACCAAGGCCGCACTCGACGCGGCCAAGGCGGAGCACGCACCGTTCCACGAGGCCCTTTCCAAGAAGAGCGAGGCGTACGGCGAGGCCATAGCCAGGGAACACGCGATACCGAAGGAGTTCCCCGGGGCCAAGGAAGAACCGCTGCACGGCCCGGACAACGGCAACGACCAGTTCGACCAGGTGTACAAGCACGGTGACCGGTACGTTGTGGTCGAGGCGAAGAGCCACGTCACCACGGACTTGGGCGAACGCCGGATCGGCGGTAAGCGTGTCTCGCAGGGAACCCGCGAGTACTTCGAGGACATCCTGAAGCAAATGAAGAAGCGCGGAAGAGACATCGAGAGCGAAAAGGACCTGTACAAAGCCCTCAAGGCAGCGCTGGACGCGGATCCCCCGCGAATCGACTACGTCGTCGTCAAGGGAGCCGATAACACGGGAATTTACGCCGGATACACTATTCGACATTTCGACCTCACCAAATGACAGGGGAAGCGATGACCGTCTTCGTGGCCGGCCATTCGGAGCCGCGGCCGACCAGCGCGGCCTGGGTCGATGAACTCACCGAGGATCTGATCGAGGACCTCGACGCCCTCTCTTCATCGCCCCGGAAGCTCAGGTCGGCGTGGAAGGACGGCACCTTCAACGTCAGCGCCCGGTTCGGGGTGGACCCACAGGCCGCCGAGCTGGGCACGTGGGAGGCGGTGGTCGCGGCGGCGCAGCTGGGATCCGCGCTGTTCCGTACGGCTGGGATGGCCGAGGGAACCACCGAGGTACGCATCCACCACGCGATGCGCACCCTGCCGGCGGCGGGGCCCTCGTGGGACGCGAACGCAGAGGCATGGACCGAGGCGTTCTGGTACGCGATCATCACCCGCGACCAGCCGAAGATGACCGAGCTGTGCGAGCTCCCGATCGACGTCCTGCGGGCCTCGGGCGCGGACCACGACGACTACCTCTACCACTGGGTCGCCACGCTCCAGGCGTACTGGCTCAAGCGTCCCGAGCTGGTCCCGGAACTGACGCTGACCTTCCAGCGCTCCCACCCCGACGTCGCGGTCATCGCGGGCCGGGAGTACATCCAGCAGGTCGCCTACCCGCCGATCAACCTCTTCTACAAGTTCCTCAAGAAGGACGAGGAAGGCTTCCACGCCACGCTCCTGGAAGCCCTCGAACTCCACAAGCAGTACTGGACCGCCACTCCCGAGCGCGCGAACGACATCGACGGCCTCGTACCGCTCGGCATCCTCGCCGTCACCTGCCTCGCCTACGACGGCGGCATCCCCGTCAACGTCGAGTCCCCGTACCTGCCCGTGCACCTGCTGAAGCGCTCCTGGGTCGGCGAGTTCGCCACCTGACGGCATCAAGTCGCAGAATGGCTAGGGAAACTGGGGGTCTGTCGAGCCCATGCCCCCAACAGATACACACCGAGGAGCCTGTGAACTCGATCGTGCAACGCCATGCGCTTCCCAACGGCATGGCGAGCCGCGCCGAGGCGCTCGACAAGGACGCGGCGACGGACGAGGTGCGGACCCTCCCGGCGACCGGGCCGCAGTACGCCGCCAACCCGGCGAACTGGATCAACGCCTTCTGGCTGGCGATCGCCTGCCGGGAGCCGGAGCGGCTGACGGCCCTGGCCCAAGTCCCACTGGAGCTGTTGCGGGCGCCGGGCGCCGGGTACGACGAGTACGTGTACCCGTGGATCGAGACCCTGCAGACCTGGTGGCTCCGCGGCGGCGACCTGAGCGTGTCCCTCGACGCCGCGATCGCGGGCACCGACCCGGAGGGGCTCGAGGGCGACGACCGGGACCTCATGCTGCGAATCCTCCGAATCACCTCATCGCACGGAGCTGGGTCGGGGAGTTCGACACCCTGAGCACGTAAATCACGCCCCCCGTACCGGCATTGGGGCGGACAGGAACGGGAGACACCAATTGATTACCACCACTTCCTCTGTGGCCCGCTGGAGTTGGGGGGAATTCGGGAAGCATCCCGATCCCGTCCATGAGGCCGTACGCCTCTTCCACCTCACCCTCGGCGTCCTCGAGCGGCACCAGCTGGGGGTGCCGCAGGGCGGGCGCGTGGCGGTGCACGTGTCGAAGTGGGGCGGCCGGGACGATTTGCTGCGGGCTGACCTTCCCGTGGGGGTGGCGGGTGACGGGGCGCTGGTGGAGGGGATCAGGCGTGGCCTGGATGACGGGAAGATGGGGGGTGTCGGGCTCTACGCGACGTGCGACGGCGTGGTGGAGACCGCTGCGGGGCCCGAGCCCGTGGAGGGGATGTTCGCCGTCTCCGTCGACGTGGACGACGGCTTCTCCGTGGTGTGGCTGATCACCTTCTCGGATGCCTGGATGCCGTTCGATCTGCGGGGCCGCGCGCAGGAGGCCCTCTTCGCCGCAAACCGGCCCCGCCTGGCCGCAGCCCTGGCCGGGCTTTCCCAGGCGTTCGGCATGGAGACCGACCCCGATGACCCCACCTGGTTCGGGATTGCGACCACGACAGGTGTCGAGAACCACTACGAGCACGATGGCACCACCCCGTCCGACGTGTGGGGAAGCTTCGAGATCCCCTACCGGAACGGAATCTTCAGCCAGACCCCGAGGTTCACGGCCGGGTACGGGCGGCAGGCGTCGGGACCCGTGCGGTACGTCCCGGTCATGGGATCCCAGGGGGTACTGGGGTACCTGTGGGCCTCGGACACCGAGGCCGCCGCGAGCTTCGAGCCGCGTGACGCAGCCGACCTGGACGCCTACCGGGCCGGCCTGGTCTGGCTGGACCGGCTGCAAGAGGCGTACGACAAGGGTCTGTCTCCCACCGCCGCGCTCGTCGAGCTGGGCAGATGTCCCGCTGATCCCGTCGCAGGGCTGGCCGAGGTGAATGCGACGGTCGAGGTGGACGAGTTCGGGAAGCTGGCGCTACTGGCGCTGGAGTAAGGGCGCGTCCGGCCGTGAGCAATGCACGCGCGAACGCTGTGGTGGAGAGGCTCACCGCCATTGACTGGTGGGCCGCAGAGGACAGCCTCGAGCACGGAACTTCTTGTGCTCGACTCATGCGGGAGTACTTTCGCCGCGCGGCCCTTCATTCCACTGCGCCTTATCCCTCCACCCAGTGAGGCTGGGGTCCGGACGCGAAGGCGAGGATGTCGTGGACTGCTTCGCTCAGGCTGCCGAAGTGGCGGTGCACGCCGTTCACCGCCACAGGGGTGTTGACGCCCCACACCCTCATCCCGGCGCGCAGCCCGGACTGCACCCCGGAGGGGGCGTCCTCGATGACCAGGCAGTCCTCCGGTTTGGCACCAAGTCGCGCGGCGGCCTGCAGATACGGCACCGGAGACGGCTTGCCTTCCTCCACAGCGGCCGCATCCACGAGAACGTCCGGGACGGGCAAGCCGGTCCGTGCGAAGCGTCCGCGC
The Streptomyces sp. NBC_00091 genome window above contains:
- a CDS encoding ATP-binding protein — protein: MTAMNASALRHVEPAPEERLTYRMVAPSRADTARIARDWVVSVLRSAGYPELAERARLCASEVVTNAYRHTDTPEIAVEVALVAGCVTVYVYDCAPERWPSGVGAGLMDLCGRGLALVAAYADDWAAVAQGSSVKAVWFRLVARA
- a CDS encoding DUF397 domain-containing protein — its product is MEIQWRKSSKSTDAEGNCLEVAVQDGEILMRESDDPGVVIRTSRAKLRAFIDGAAAGEFDDLA
- a CDS encoding immunity 49 family protein; the encoded protein is MNSIVQRHALPNGMASRAEALDKDAATDEVRTLPATGPQYAANPANWINAFWLAIACREPERLTALAQVPLELLRAPGAGYDEYVYPWIETLQTWWLRGGDLSVSLDAAIAGTDPEGLEGDDRDLMLRILRITSSHGAGSGSSTP
- a CDS encoding Scr1 family TA system antitoxin-like transcriptional regulator — encoded protein: MPPRKAPTARQRRLGSELRKIREHAGISLTDAAAQLSTDRTTMSSIESGRFGVSSERVRTWASHYACPDANYVDALAAIAAERGRGWWDDYRDDLSAGALDLSELEHHAVAIRAVQIMHMPGLLQTEDYARAVFEEAVPALRPVDLRRRLSHRMRRRDVLDRADAPAFTFLIHEAALRMRFGDRKITSNQLDYLLKQSERDNVTVRVIPFEVGGFPNAGSSTLYAHGPVPQLDTVQTDTPTGPAFLDAETRLANYRAVLDRTEERAYDPERSRDFIREMAQQV
- a CDS encoding immunity 49 family protein codes for the protein MTGEAMTVFVAGHSEPRPTSAAWVDELTEDLIEDLDALSSSPRKLRSAWKDGTFNVSARFGVDPQAAELGTWEAVVAAAQLGSALFRTAGMAEGTTEVRIHHAMRTLPAAGPSWDANAEAWTEAFWYAIITRDQPKMTELCELPIDVLRASGADHDDYLYHWVATLQAYWLKRPELVPELTLTFQRSHPDVAVIAGREYIQQVAYPPINLFYKFLKKDEEGFHATLLEALELHKQYWTATPERANDIDGLVPLGILAVTCLAYDGGIPVNVESPYLPVHLLKRSWVGEFAT
- a CDS encoding toxin-antitoxin system YwqK family antitoxin, which encodes MSSVRRVDADDPDVDIDMGHRMLYRDELFTGEVAEYQGEQIVCLDVYLDGVRNGLSRMWYPDGALKLQGTVLNGAASGEFLEWHPNGVLKSRKFFDDDIYSLKEESVWDEQGNLVREWHREEG